A single Apostichopus japonicus isolate 1M-3 chromosome 11, ASM3797524v1, whole genome shotgun sequence DNA region contains:
- the LOC139975875 gene encoding uncharacterized protein isoform X4 gives MALRDGSVYVGLSRSSDVIVFDLDLNQVKRIVVAGFSSLECPWDILARNDTLFVCTFWSWRIVVYDSKSSGFWQLPDSKDSIAHDCTTPSNQHYAACSIAFSVQNSLLFILRVGSGNSFVEIYLFPSDLYTRDEGEIAPFGYTFCAAFNVPVDSIRIRFNETVNSLFVVTQKSGEVFEYDIGRMFESIPDVNYQAQFPGETLPAPSHGLYGRMLEGIQDVHYQEKNQEKSLSAPSHDHYRRMLEGIQDVHYQANIQEKALSAPSHDHYATPTSIDEEESFHEETETSDAPVLKDQCTTVSLVEKLMITTEGGRIEIPNTGVSLEIPPAALEREQLIEIRIIPTNFQKEEALPFARNSSVVVELLPSNLKLLKSAKLILPHCLVLKKDCEWKATVYTSHHEEDTQPLWEEDRHTVSELYEEHCVIWLQSFSWKKIEVGDNIVEAKTLQFFAARRPSSSDTDVYIDVGYYWDSPGCQQKITLHEHRTSFYKNGHLPLKILFVNVSSSMWTCDQDEVNPKEITFNRVLTSEADFCTFLLRRQVTSEARGCSCEFRVGQGSDLVDLKFELEVPGNSSSLNIDNLVTEKKTSIGRLIGSTSTLDFVVIESVLQSYFLGSG, from the exons ATGGCATTGAGAGATGGGAGTGTTTATGTTGGTTTATCAAGATCAAGTGATGTGATTGTCTTTGATTTAGACTTGAATCAAGTTAAGAGGATCGTGGTTGCTGGGTTTAGTAGCTTAGAGTGTCCTTGGGACATACTAGCTAGGAATGACACGTTGTTCGTGTGTACATTTTGGTCATGGAGAATTGTTGTATATGATAGCAAGAGCAGTGGGTTTTGGCAGCTCCCTGATAGTAAAGATAGTATAGCACATGACTGCACTACGCCAAGTAACCAGCATTATGCAGCTTGTAGTATAGCATTCAGTGTACAGAATAGCTTACTATTTATATTACGGGTTGGCTCTGGTAACAGTTTTGTTGAGATCTATCTTTTCCCTAGTGATCTTTATACTCGCGACGAGGGTGAAATAGCTCCCTTTGGCTATACTTTCTGTGCTGCATTCAATGTTCCCGTTGATTCCATTAGAATCAGGTTCAACGAAACCGTCAATAGTTTGTTTGTGGTGACTCAGAAGAGTGGAGAGGTGTTTGAATATGACATA GGAAGGATGTTCGAGAGTATTCCAGACGTGAACTATCAGGCACAATTTCCAGGAGAGACTTTACCTGCGCCCTCTCATGGTTTATAC ggAAGGATGCTCGAAGGTATTCAAGACGTACACTATCAGGAAAAAAATCAGGAAAAGTCCTTATCTGCGCCATCTCATGATCACTAC aGAAGGATGCTCGAGGGTATTCAAGACGTACACTATCAGG CAAACATTCAGGAAAAGGCTTTATCTGCGCCCTCTCATGATCACTAC GCGACACCAACGTCTATCGATGAAGAAGAATCATTTCACGAAGAAACTGAAACTTCGGATGCACCAGTTCTAAAAG ATCAATGCACAACCGTTTCTCTTGTAGAGAAACTGATGATAACAACGGAAGGCGGGCGGATCGAGATTCCAAATACGGGTGTCAGCTTAGAAATACCTCCTGCTGCCCTAGAAAGGGAACAGCTTATTGAAATAAGAATTATTCCAACTAATTTCCAGAAAGAGGAAGCTCTACCATTTGCTAGGAACTCATCAGTGGTAGTTGAGCTCCTACCAAGTAATCTCAAGTTACTAAAATCAGCAAAACTGATATTACCTCACTGTTTGGTTCTCAAGAAAGACTGTGAATGGAAAGCAACAGTGTACACCAGTCACCATGAAGAAG ACACCCAGCCACTCTGGGAAGAGGATAGACATACTGTATCTGAACTATACGAGGAACATTGTGTGATTTGGCTTCAAAGTTTTTCCTGGAAGAAAATTGAAGTGGGTGATAACATCGTAGAGGCCAAGACTTTGCAATTCTTTGCTGCTCGACGTCCGTCTTCCTCTGATACAGATGTGTATATAGACGTGGGCTACTACTGGGACTCACCAGGATGCCAACAG AAAATCACATTGCATGAACATCGTACATCGTTTTACAAGAATGGACACTTACCATTGAAAATTTTGTTTGTCAACGTATCCTCCTCTATGTGGACATGCGATCAAGATGAAGTAAACCCAAAG GaaataacatttaatcgggttcttacttccgaagcagatttcTGCACATTTTTATTAAGAAGGCAAGTTACATCGGAGGCTAGAGGATGTTCATGCGAATTCAGAGTTGGACAAGGATCTGATCTTGTAGATTTAAAATTTGAACTCGAG GTGCCAGGCAATTCCAGTTCATTGAATATCGACAACTTAGTAACAGAAAAGAAGACTAGTATTGGACGCCTAATCGGTTCGACTTCAACCCTTGACTTTGTTGTTATTGAATCAGTCTTACAG TCCTATTTTTTAGGTTCTGGCTAG
- the LOC139975875 gene encoding uncharacterized protein isoform X3, protein MALRDGSVYVGLSRSSDVIVFDLDLNQVKRIVVAGFSSLECPWDILARNDTLFVCTFWSWRIVVYDSKSSGFWQLPDSKDSIAHDCTTPSNQHYAACSIAFSVQNSLLFILRVGSGNSFVEIYLFPSDLYTRDEGEIAPFGYTFCAAFNVPVDSIRIRFNETVNSLFVVTQKSGEVFEYDIGRMFESIPDVNYQAQFPGETLPAPSHGLYGRMLEGIQDVHYQEKNQEKSLSAPSHDHYATPTSIDEEESFHEETETSDAPVLKDQCTTVSLVEKLMITTEGGRIEIPNTGVSLEIPPAALEREQLIEIRIIPTNFQKEEALPFARNSSVVVELLPSNLKLLKSAKLILPHCLVLKKDCEWKATVYTSHHEEDTQPLWEEDRHTVSELYEEHCVIWLQSFSWKKIEVGDNIVEAKTLQFFAARRPSSSDTDVYIDVGYYWDSPGCQQKITLHEHRTSFYKNGHLPLKILFVNVSSSMWTCDQDEVNPKEITFNRVLTSEADFCTFLLRRQVTSEARGCSCEFRVGQGSDLVDLKFELEVPGNSSSLNIDNLVTEKKTSIGRLIGSTSTLDFVVIESVLQVLARKIEDWKEIGRKLLLKEAEMQTIEVENKKNVEAVYKMLLKWKRKNGKMPHTGY, encoded by the exons ATGGCATTGAGAGATGGGAGTGTTTATGTTGGTTTATCAAGATCAAGTGATGTGATTGTCTTTGATTTAGACTTGAATCAAGTTAAGAGGATCGTGGTTGCTGGGTTTAGTAGCTTAGAGTGTCCTTGGGACATACTAGCTAGGAATGACACGTTGTTCGTGTGTACATTTTGGTCATGGAGAATTGTTGTATATGATAGCAAGAGCAGTGGGTTTTGGCAGCTCCCTGATAGTAAAGATAGTATAGCACATGACTGCACTACGCCAAGTAACCAGCATTATGCAGCTTGTAGTATAGCATTCAGTGTACAGAATAGCTTACTATTTATATTACGGGTTGGCTCTGGTAACAGTTTTGTTGAGATCTATCTTTTCCCTAGTGATCTTTATACTCGCGACGAGGGTGAAATAGCTCCCTTTGGCTATACTTTCTGTGCTGCATTCAATGTTCCCGTTGATTCCATTAGAATCAGGTTCAACGAAACCGTCAATAGTTTGTTTGTGGTGACTCAGAAGAGTGGAGAGGTGTTTGAATATGACATA GGAAGGATGTTCGAGAGTATTCCAGACGTGAACTATCAGGCACAATTTCCAGGAGAGACTTTACCTGCGCCCTCTCATGGTTTATAC ggAAGGATGCTCGAAGGTATTCAAGACGTACACTATCAGGAAAAAAATCAGGAAAAGTCCTTATCTGCGCCATCTCATGATCACTAC GCGACACCAACGTCTATCGATGAAGAAGAATCATTTCACGAAGAAACTGAAACTTCGGATGCACCAGTTCTAAAAG ATCAATGCACAACCGTTTCTCTTGTAGAGAAACTGATGATAACAACGGAAGGCGGGCGGATCGAGATTCCAAATACGGGTGTCAGCTTAGAAATACCTCCTGCTGCCCTAGAAAGGGAACAGCTTATTGAAATAAGAATTATTCCAACTAATTTCCAGAAAGAGGAAGCTCTACCATTTGCTAGGAACTCATCAGTGGTAGTTGAGCTCCTACCAAGTAATCTCAAGTTACTAAAATCAGCAAAACTGATATTACCTCACTGTTTGGTTCTCAAGAAAGACTGTGAATGGAAAGCAACAGTGTACACCAGTCACCATGAAGAAG ACACCCAGCCACTCTGGGAAGAGGATAGACATACTGTATCTGAACTATACGAGGAACATTGTGTGATTTGGCTTCAAAGTTTTTCCTGGAAGAAAATTGAAGTGGGTGATAACATCGTAGAGGCCAAGACTTTGCAATTCTTTGCTGCTCGACGTCCGTCTTCCTCTGATACAGATGTGTATATAGACGTGGGCTACTACTGGGACTCACCAGGATGCCAACAG AAAATCACATTGCATGAACATCGTACATCGTTTTACAAGAATGGACACTTACCATTGAAAATTTTGTTTGTCAACGTATCCTCCTCTATGTGGACATGCGATCAAGATGAAGTAAACCCAAAG GaaataacatttaatcgggttcttacttccgaagcagatttcTGCACATTTTTATTAAGAAGGCAAGTTACATCGGAGGCTAGAGGATGTTCATGCGAATTCAGAGTTGGACAAGGATCTGATCTTGTAGATTTAAAATTTGAACTCGAG GTGCCAGGCAATTCCAGTTCATTGAATATCGACAACTTAGTAACAGAAAAGAAGACTAGTATTGGACGCCTAATCGGTTCGACTTCAACCCTTGACTTTGTTGTTATTGAATCAGTCTTACAG GTTCTGGCTAGAAAGATTGAGGATTGGAAGGAAATAGGCAGAAAACTTTTACTAAAAGAAGCAGAAATGCAGACAATCGAAGTAGAAAATAAGAAGAATGTGGAAGCAGTTTATAAGATGTTACTCAAGTGGAAACGAAAAAATGGAAAGATGCCTCATACAGGGTACTAG
- the LOC139975875 gene encoding uncharacterized protein isoform X1, with protein MALRDGSVYVGLSRSSDVIVFDLDLNQVKRIVVAGFSSLECPWDILARNDTLFVCTFWSWRIVVYDSKSSGFWQLPDSKDSIAHDCTTPSNQHYAACSIAFSVQNSLLFILRVGSGNSFVEIYLFPSDLYTRDEGEIAPFGYTFCAAFNVPVDSIRIRFNETVNSLFVVTQKSGEVFEYDIGRMFESIPDVNYQAQFPGETLPAPSHGLYGRMLEGIQDVHYQEKNQEKSLSAPSHDHYRRMLEGIQDVHYQANIQEKALSAPSHDHYATPTSIDEEESFHEETETSDAPVLKDQCTTVSLVEKLMITTEGGRIEIPNTGVSLEIPPAALEREQLIEIRIIPTNFQKEEALPFARNSSVVVELLPSNLKLLKSAKLILPHCLVLKKDCEWKATVYTSHHEEDTQPLWEEDRHTVSELYEEHCVIWLQSFSWKKIEVGDNIVEAKTLQFFAARRPSSSDTDVYIDVGYYWDSPGCQQKITLHEHRTSFYKNGHLPLKILFVNVSSSMWTCDQDEVNPKEITFNRVLTSEADFCTFLLRRQVTSEARGCSCEFRVGQGSDLVDLKFELEVPGNSSSLNIDNLVTEKKTSIGRLIGSTSTLDFVVIESVLQVLARKIEDWKEIGRKLLLKEAEMQTIEVENKKNVEAVYKMLLKWKRKNGKMPHTGY; from the exons ATGGCATTGAGAGATGGGAGTGTTTATGTTGGTTTATCAAGATCAAGTGATGTGATTGTCTTTGATTTAGACTTGAATCAAGTTAAGAGGATCGTGGTTGCTGGGTTTAGTAGCTTAGAGTGTCCTTGGGACATACTAGCTAGGAATGACACGTTGTTCGTGTGTACATTTTGGTCATGGAGAATTGTTGTATATGATAGCAAGAGCAGTGGGTTTTGGCAGCTCCCTGATAGTAAAGATAGTATAGCACATGACTGCACTACGCCAAGTAACCAGCATTATGCAGCTTGTAGTATAGCATTCAGTGTACAGAATAGCTTACTATTTATATTACGGGTTGGCTCTGGTAACAGTTTTGTTGAGATCTATCTTTTCCCTAGTGATCTTTATACTCGCGACGAGGGTGAAATAGCTCCCTTTGGCTATACTTTCTGTGCTGCATTCAATGTTCCCGTTGATTCCATTAGAATCAGGTTCAACGAAACCGTCAATAGTTTGTTTGTGGTGACTCAGAAGAGTGGAGAGGTGTTTGAATATGACATA GGAAGGATGTTCGAGAGTATTCCAGACGTGAACTATCAGGCACAATTTCCAGGAGAGACTTTACCTGCGCCCTCTCATGGTTTATAC ggAAGGATGCTCGAAGGTATTCAAGACGTACACTATCAGGAAAAAAATCAGGAAAAGTCCTTATCTGCGCCATCTCATGATCACTAC aGAAGGATGCTCGAGGGTATTCAAGACGTACACTATCAGG CAAACATTCAGGAAAAGGCTTTATCTGCGCCCTCTCATGATCACTAC GCGACACCAACGTCTATCGATGAAGAAGAATCATTTCACGAAGAAACTGAAACTTCGGATGCACCAGTTCTAAAAG ATCAATGCACAACCGTTTCTCTTGTAGAGAAACTGATGATAACAACGGAAGGCGGGCGGATCGAGATTCCAAATACGGGTGTCAGCTTAGAAATACCTCCTGCTGCCCTAGAAAGGGAACAGCTTATTGAAATAAGAATTATTCCAACTAATTTCCAGAAAGAGGAAGCTCTACCATTTGCTAGGAACTCATCAGTGGTAGTTGAGCTCCTACCAAGTAATCTCAAGTTACTAAAATCAGCAAAACTGATATTACCTCACTGTTTGGTTCTCAAGAAAGACTGTGAATGGAAAGCAACAGTGTACACCAGTCACCATGAAGAAG ACACCCAGCCACTCTGGGAAGAGGATAGACATACTGTATCTGAACTATACGAGGAACATTGTGTGATTTGGCTTCAAAGTTTTTCCTGGAAGAAAATTGAAGTGGGTGATAACATCGTAGAGGCCAAGACTTTGCAATTCTTTGCTGCTCGACGTCCGTCTTCCTCTGATACAGATGTGTATATAGACGTGGGCTACTACTGGGACTCACCAGGATGCCAACAG AAAATCACATTGCATGAACATCGTACATCGTTTTACAAGAATGGACACTTACCATTGAAAATTTTGTTTGTCAACGTATCCTCCTCTATGTGGACATGCGATCAAGATGAAGTAAACCCAAAG GaaataacatttaatcgggttcttacttccgaagcagatttcTGCACATTTTTATTAAGAAGGCAAGTTACATCGGAGGCTAGAGGATGTTCATGCGAATTCAGAGTTGGACAAGGATCTGATCTTGTAGATTTAAAATTTGAACTCGAG GTGCCAGGCAATTCCAGTTCATTGAATATCGACAACTTAGTAACAGAAAAGAAGACTAGTATTGGACGCCTAATCGGTTCGACTTCAACCCTTGACTTTGTTGTTATTGAATCAGTCTTACAG GTTCTGGCTAGAAAGATTGAGGATTGGAAGGAAATAGGCAGAAAACTTTTACTAAAAGAAGCAGAAATGCAGACAATCGAAGTAGAAAATAAGAAGAATGTGGAAGCAGTTTATAAGATGTTACTCAAGTGGAAACGAAAAAATGGAAAGATGCCTCATACAGGGTACTAG
- the LOC139975875 gene encoding uncharacterized protein isoform X2, protein MALRDGSVYVGLSRSSDVIVFDLDLNQVKRIVVAGFSSLECPWDILARNDTLFVCTFWSWRIVVYDSKSSGFWQLPDSKDSIAHDCTTPSNQHYAACSIAFSVQNSLLFILRVGSGNSFVEIYLFPSDLYTRDEGEIAPFGYTFCAAFNVPVDSIRIRFNETVNSLFVVTQKSGEVFEYDIGRMFESIPDVNYQAQFPGETLPAPSHGLYGRMLEGIQDVHYQEKNQEKSLSAPSHDHYRRMLEGIQDVHYQANIQEKALSAPSHDHYATPTSIDEEESFHEETETSDAPVLKEKLMITTEGGRIEIPNTGVSLEIPPAALEREQLIEIRIIPTNFQKEEALPFARNSSVVVELLPSNLKLLKSAKLILPHCLVLKKDCEWKATVYTSHHEEDTQPLWEEDRHTVSELYEEHCVIWLQSFSWKKIEVGDNIVEAKTLQFFAARRPSSSDTDVYIDVGYYWDSPGCQQKITLHEHRTSFYKNGHLPLKILFVNVSSSMWTCDQDEVNPKEITFNRVLTSEADFCTFLLRRQVTSEARGCSCEFRVGQGSDLVDLKFELEVPGNSSSLNIDNLVTEKKTSIGRLIGSTSTLDFVVIESVLQVLARKIEDWKEIGRKLLLKEAEMQTIEVENKKNVEAVYKMLLKWKRKNGKMPHTGY, encoded by the exons ATGGCATTGAGAGATGGGAGTGTTTATGTTGGTTTATCAAGATCAAGTGATGTGATTGTCTTTGATTTAGACTTGAATCAAGTTAAGAGGATCGTGGTTGCTGGGTTTAGTAGCTTAGAGTGTCCTTGGGACATACTAGCTAGGAATGACACGTTGTTCGTGTGTACATTTTGGTCATGGAGAATTGTTGTATATGATAGCAAGAGCAGTGGGTTTTGGCAGCTCCCTGATAGTAAAGATAGTATAGCACATGACTGCACTACGCCAAGTAACCAGCATTATGCAGCTTGTAGTATAGCATTCAGTGTACAGAATAGCTTACTATTTATATTACGGGTTGGCTCTGGTAACAGTTTTGTTGAGATCTATCTTTTCCCTAGTGATCTTTATACTCGCGACGAGGGTGAAATAGCTCCCTTTGGCTATACTTTCTGTGCTGCATTCAATGTTCCCGTTGATTCCATTAGAATCAGGTTCAACGAAACCGTCAATAGTTTGTTTGTGGTGACTCAGAAGAGTGGAGAGGTGTTTGAATATGACATA GGAAGGATGTTCGAGAGTATTCCAGACGTGAACTATCAGGCACAATTTCCAGGAGAGACTTTACCTGCGCCCTCTCATGGTTTATAC ggAAGGATGCTCGAAGGTATTCAAGACGTACACTATCAGGAAAAAAATCAGGAAAAGTCCTTATCTGCGCCATCTCATGATCACTAC aGAAGGATGCTCGAGGGTATTCAAGACGTACACTATCAGG CAAACATTCAGGAAAAGGCTTTATCTGCGCCCTCTCATGATCACTAC GCGACACCAACGTCTATCGATGAAGAAGAATCATTTCACGAAGAAACTGAAACTTCGGATGCACCAGTTCTAAAAG AGAAACTGATGATAACAACGGAAGGCGGGCGGATCGAGATTCCAAATACGGGTGTCAGCTTAGAAATACCTCCTGCTGCCCTAGAAAGGGAACAGCTTATTGAAATAAGAATTATTCCAACTAATTTCCAGAAAGAGGAAGCTCTACCATTTGCTAGGAACTCATCAGTGGTAGTTGAGCTCCTACCAAGTAATCTCAAGTTACTAAAATCAGCAAAACTGATATTACCTCACTGTTTGGTTCTCAAGAAAGACTGTGAATGGAAAGCAACAGTGTACACCAGTCACCATGAAGAAG ACACCCAGCCACTCTGGGAAGAGGATAGACATACTGTATCTGAACTATACGAGGAACATTGTGTGATTTGGCTTCAAAGTTTTTCCTGGAAGAAAATTGAAGTGGGTGATAACATCGTAGAGGCCAAGACTTTGCAATTCTTTGCTGCTCGACGTCCGTCTTCCTCTGATACAGATGTGTATATAGACGTGGGCTACTACTGGGACTCACCAGGATGCCAACAG AAAATCACATTGCATGAACATCGTACATCGTTTTACAAGAATGGACACTTACCATTGAAAATTTTGTTTGTCAACGTATCCTCCTCTATGTGGACATGCGATCAAGATGAAGTAAACCCAAAG GaaataacatttaatcgggttcttacttccgaagcagatttcTGCACATTTTTATTAAGAAGGCAAGTTACATCGGAGGCTAGAGGATGTTCATGCGAATTCAGAGTTGGACAAGGATCTGATCTTGTAGATTTAAAATTTGAACTCGAG GTGCCAGGCAATTCCAGTTCATTGAATATCGACAACTTAGTAACAGAAAAGAAGACTAGTATTGGACGCCTAATCGGTTCGACTTCAACCCTTGACTTTGTTGTTATTGAATCAGTCTTACAG GTTCTGGCTAGAAAGATTGAGGATTGGAAGGAAATAGGCAGAAAACTTTTACTAAAAGAAGCAGAAATGCAGACAATCGAAGTAGAAAATAAGAAGAATGTGGAAGCAGTTTATAAGATGTTACTCAAGTGGAAACGAAAAAATGGAAAGATGCCTCATACAGGGTACTAG